The Acidobacteriota bacterium nucleotide sequence GTGGTGGATGAGGGCGAAGAGCACCGTCGCCCACAGCCAGCCGATGGAGCCCTGCAGGGCGCCGCGGAAGAACAGCTCCTCACCCAGGCTAGAAACCACCGCCAGGCCGACGACCTCCGCCGGTTCTAGACGGCCGAGGAGCGTTCCCATCTGCCCTTCGAGGCGGCGCGCCAGCGGCAGCCAGCGGCTGGCCGCGGCCCAGGCGGCCAGCAGGGAGGCGCCGCAGGCCAGGCCGAGGAAAAGATCGAACCACCAGCCTTGCGGCGCGAGGAATCCCCCCGGAGCGAAGAAGAGTCGCAGCGAGACGGTGCCGTCCCGTAGGCCGATCCATACGATGCCGGCGAGCGATAGGACCAGGTAAAACCACCAGGCCATGCGGTAAATCCGGCCCGCGGGAGCCGTCTCCAGCGGTTCTTCGCCCGGTGGCGGTTCAGGCGACACGGCGCGGATTCTTCGATGAATTCAGAATGGCTGCGTCAGTTGACCGGCTCGTCGTCGGAGTCGTTCCCTTGGCCTTCCAAGTCCTCCCCTTCCAGATCCTCCCCCTCCAGATCCTCCCCCTCCAGATCCTCGTCGTCCCCGGCGGTCAGCTTGGCGGCGGCGACGAC carries:
- a CDS encoding CPBP family intramembrane glutamic endopeptidase, with amino-acid sequence MSPEPPPGEEPLETAPAGRIYRMAWWFYLVLSLAGIVWIGLRDGTVSLRLFFAPGGFLAPQGWWFDLFLGLACGASLLAAWAAASRWLPLARRLEGQMGTLLGRLEPAEVVGLAVVSSLGEELFFRGALQGSIGWLWATVLFALIHHGPGPAFRLWTLFAAIAGGLFGGLFLWRGNLLAPVVAHFLVNAVNLHRIARRGPSTRGAGEAP